The window ATCCAAACTTAATACTGAAGAGGTGGTTGAGATTATATATCAGCAACAGGCTGTGTTCAAAGTCAGGCCTGTTACGAGATGTACAAGGTATTAATCTCtactaacataaaatttcttttatttctttatatgtatgaaatattaactataatcCTGCTGTGAAGTTCTATACCAGGGCATGCAGAAGCAGTTATATCCACAAGTTTCAGCCCATCGGGTAAACATTTAGCAAGTGGTTCTGGAGATACAACTGTCAGATTTTGGGATTTAAACACCCAAACCCCCCATCATGTATGCAAAGGTATAATAAGTGATATAGTATGGACATTTCAGTTATTAATTGTACTTTAGATTATACAAAACTCTATTGACAGGACATTCAAATTGGGTGTTATGTATCAGTTGGTCACCAGATGGCACTAAGTTGGCATCAGCGTGTAAACAAGGCAGGATAATGATATGGGATCCATTAACGGGACAACAGATTGGGAAAACGTTGTTAGGTCATAAACAATGGGTGACAGCTCTTGCATGGGAACCCTATATAAGGTAAATACAtagcataaatatatttcaatgtattatattGGCCCAAAAACCATGTCAGTGAAAAAGTAACCCAATTGCcaatatacacaaatatttttagaaatacagAGTGCCGTAAATTAGCTAGCTCATCAAAAGACACCGATGTCAGAATATGGGACACAGTAACGGGAAATTGTGTATTAAATCTGACAGGACATACTAAAGCTGTTACATGTGTGAAATGGGGTGGCACTGGACTTATATATACTTCTTCACAGGATAGAACTATCAAGGTAAAGTAAAGGTTGTATTAAAtgctaaattaaatacattaggAATTGGTCCCAgttcacataaatattttttatgttgagTAAGAAAATCatgattattatgataatttcaaaatacatattgtgtattttttaggTTTGGAGGTCTGAAGATGGAATATTGTGTAGAACATTAGAGGGCCACGCACATTGGGTAAACACATTGGCTCTTAGCACAGATTATGTTCTTAGAACTGGCCCATTTCATCCCATACTAGACAAGTTTGATCATACAGATGACAGTGAGTGGTTCTTCATTAAAGTCTTTTACATGTgagaatacaaaaatataaacatttaacacctttttgttttagagataatattacaaaaacgaGCTAAAGAAAGGTATGACCTGACTTGCTCTAAAGATGAAGAGAGACTTGTGTCAGGTTCCGatgattttactttatttctttGGATGCCACAGAAAGAGAAACGGCCACTAGCAAGAATGACAGGCCACCAACAGCTTATTAATGATGTTAAATTT of the Danaus plexippus chromosome 13 unlocalized genomic scaffold, MEX_DaPlex mxdp_15, whole genome shotgun sequence genome contains:
- the LOC116770175 gene encoding notchless protein homolog 1; translation: MDIDNDLPSCIQARFKSDTGEETGNPLDLPLNITKDQLSLICNALLKEEDKPFLFFVKDVEITSTLQDALDVSKLNTEEVVEIIYQQQAVFKVRPVTRCTSSIPGHAEAVISTSFSPSGKHLASGSGDTTVRFWDLNTQTPHHVCKGHSNWVLCISWSPDGTKLASACKQGRIMIWDPLTGQQIGKTLLGHKQWVTALAWEPYIRNTECRKLASSSKDTDVRIWDTVTGNCVLNLTGHTKAVTCVKWGGTGLIYTSSQDRTIKVWRSEDGILCRTLEGHAHWVNTLALSTDYVLRTGPFHPILDKFDHTDDKIILQKRAKERYDLTCSKDEERLVSGSDDFTLFLWMPQKEKRPLARMTGHQQLINDVKFSPDARIIASASFDKSVKLWESTTGKFITTLRGHVQAVYMVAWSADSRLLLSSSADSTLKVWNMKTKKLELDLPGHADEVYAVDWSPDGSYVASGGKDKVLKLWQH